Genomic DNA from Setaria italica strain Yugu1 chromosome V, Setaria_italica_v2.0, whole genome shotgun sequence:
TTCTTAGCCATAGAGATTGCACTCATCATTAATCTGCAACCCATGTTGTTTGCGCCTTGCAGCGGTCCAGATCCTGCCCTTGGCCGCGAGGCAAATGAAGAACTTAACTTTCAAGGGTGCCCAAGCGCGCCACACGGTCCTGAAGATCGGCGAGACAGTGGAGCCACGGAAGAACATATGGTATGCCGATCGGGCGGAGTATGTCCCACAGGCTTCCCAGCGCCAGGAGATGATATCCTCGACGCCGGCCTGCAAATGGACGGTGGCAACCGTATGCCAAAGCTGGACATACTGCCTAATGCCGCTGACTGTAGCTCGTCCGACAATGTCACGAATCCACACCTTGTTTGTCAGGGCAGCCGCTACGGTTCTGGTTCTTCTTGTTTTGGGTTTGACCATAGCACAAAGGTCTGGCGCGAGGAAGCACGGTGAGGAGTCCCCCAGCCAGTTGTCCTCCCCCCTAGTTGAACCAGGATCGATGCTTGGAAGATACTTCGAAGGTTCTTGTCCCTGTCATAATCAGTGCTTAATTGGATCCACGGGCGCTGCGTATCCGTTCTTTTTAGCCACATCCAGCGAAGCCGAAGAGCTTGAGAGGAGAGTTTGAGGTCTGGAATCCCCAGGCCCCCAAACCTACACGACCTGCACGCAGTTGGCCAGGAGATGGCACAGTGCCCCCCCAGCTTTGTTCTTCCCTGCCCAAAGGAAACCCTTTCTGCTCTTGTCGATCTCTCGCAGCACCCAGTCTGGGACGTCAAGCGCAAGAAGTGTATGTGTGCAAATCGAGGACATCACTGATTTGACGACCGTTAGCCTCCCTGCTTTGTTCATGAGGTGTGCCTTCCAACTCGGGATCTTGCTAGCAACTTTATCAATAAGGGGTTGGAAGTGGGATTTCTTCAGGCACCCAACCGTCAAAGGCAAGCCAAGGTACTGGATGGGGAAGGTAGCAATCTGTGCGGGGAGAATGTCCCGGATTCTGGAAATCTGCTCGTCAGTACAGTAGATTGGCGCCAACTGGCTTTTGTGGATGTTTGTCCGGAGACCGGAGACTTGGCCAAAGAAGTCAAGCACAGTCTTGATCGTGATGACGTCTTGGACGCGCGGCGCCGTGAAGATGACAACATCATCGGCATACAGTGAGCATTGGTGGTGTATGCCACAGTTAGCTGGGGGGGAGAGCACCCCCTGCTGGGCAGCCGCGGCCAGTAGGCGGTGGAGTACCTCCATAACAAGGATGAACAACATAGGAGAAAGGGGTCTCCTTGTCGTAATCCTCTAGCGTTCCGGATAGATCTTCCAGGGGTTCCATTGAGGAGGACCCGAGTTGAGGCTGTGGACACGAGGATCGCTATCCACTCCCGCCATTTACCCCCAAAGCCGCTCGCCTGGAGCACGTGTAAAAGGAATGGCCAGGAGACAGTATCGAAGGCTTTCGATATGTCTAATTTGATGAGCAGGCTGGGCTTCCGTTTCCTATGCAGAGTCTTTGCCGCGAGTTCAACGAACTTGAAGTTATCTGCtgtctttttttaatttcttttttatgtTTAATGCGAACACTATCTTCATCGTCAGTCTGCTGTGCTTTAGATTGCAACAATGGTTTTACTTGAATGGGATGCCATGTTGAATGCATAAGATGGCTTAGAAACACTACGATTCGTTGACATACTTTGGTTTTGAAGAGTAATTGTGATTGTTGGAAGCCCTGAGATAAGGGTTTCTTAGATTTCATCCAGGGATATGGCAGAGCAGCTTTGAGTATTCTTATTTTTTGCATCTCATCTTAATAGTCGCAGTTCTGGAATTATTTTTATGTAAATAATGTCTGTTGGAAATTAATGCTTTCAATTGGAGCAAATTCTTTTTTGGTGAAACAATTGCCGTACTGTTCTTATTGTTGATTATCCTTTTGGCAGTATTGTTTTTTGGGGTTTATCTCTCAGTCAGGTTTTCATGATTCTGTGCAGGGACTTCATCCATGGAATCAACACAATCCTTCGTTACATTGCTCGTGTTACAACTGTTCCCAGCTTCTATGGTCAGGATGCTATTCAGGCAGCAGATGTACGTTTTGGTCAATTGTTTGCCTTTCTGCCATAAAAGTTGCCCATCCACGTTTTTGATGATTTGCTTTTTATTCTAAGTTATTATTTTTATTCATCTGTAGGTTGATCAATGGCTTGAATATGCCCCAGTTATCCTTTCAGGATCTGAATTTGAAGCTGCTTGCTCATTTCTAGATGGATTCTTGGCATCTCGGACCTTTTTGGTTGGCTATTGTCTTTCAATTGCTGACATGGTAGTATGGTCAAATATTGCAGGTGATCTTCTTGCTTTTTTAATCAATCGGTAACACTGTAACTTTGATTTTCTAAAATGCGTATTGCTTAATTTGGAAGCTATGGCACTCTTCTTTAGGATCTGGCCAACGATGGGAAAGTCTGAGGAGGTCTAAGAAATATCAAAACCTTACTCGCTGGTTCAACAGCATAGCTGTAGACTATGCTGGTAAGCTAGATGAAGTAGCAGCAGCTTATGTTGGAAAGAGAGGTATTGGAAAATCTCCTGCACCCTGCCTGAAAGAAAAGGTGCAAGATTTGAAGTTGAACACCTCAATTCCTGAAATAGATCTACCGGGTGCAAAAGTCGGGGAGGTTTGTGTTCGTTTTGCCCCGGAGCCTAGCGGGTATCTCCACATTGGTCATGCGAAGGCTGGGCTGTTGAATAAGTACTTTGCAGAGAGATACAATGGCCGTCTAATAGTTCGCTTTGATGACACCAATCCTTCCAAAGAAAACAATGAATTTGTAGAGAACATCATGGAAGATATTGACACAATGGGAATCAAATATGACAGAGTTACATACACATCAGATTATTTTCCAAAGCTAATGGAAATGGTTGAAAGTCTGATTAAGCAGGGTAAGGCATATGTTGATGACACACCAAGGGAGCAAATGCGAGCTGAGAGGATGGCTGGCGTGGAATCAAAATGTAGAAACAATACTGTTGAAGAAAATCTGTCATTGTGGAGAGAGATGGTTAACGGAACTGAAATTGGTATGCAGTGCTATGTACGGGGTAAGCTTGACATGCTGGACCCTAACAAGTCACTCCGGGATCCTGTCTATTACCGTTGCAACACTGTCCCTCATCATCGTGTTGGTTCAAAATATAAGGTCTACCCAACGTATGATTTTGCTTGCCCGTTTGTTGATGCATTGGAAGGGGTGACTCATGCCCTTCGCTCAAGTGAATACCATGATCGTAATGCACAGTACTATCGTATACTTCAAGATATGGGTTTGCGAAGGGTAGAGATCTTTGAGTTCAGCAGGTTGAATATGGTTTACACCCTTCTCAGCAAGCGCAAGCTTCTCGGGTTTGTACAAAACAAGAAGGTAGATGGCTGGACTGATCCACGCTTCCCTACTATACAAGGCATTGTACGTCGTGGCTTGAAGATTGAAGCATTGACACAATTTATACTCGAGCAGGTAATCATGTAATGAGCTAATGTTTATGACCTATAACTATATGAATGTTGTGTTCTtaacttttgtttttttctctttctcaaAGGGTGCATCAAAGAATCTAAATCTGATGGAGTGGGATAAACTTTGGACAATCAATAAGAAGATAATTGATCCTGTGTGTGCAAGGCATACTGCTGTGCTGAAAGACCAGCGTGTGCTCTTGACTCTTACCAATGGTCCAGAGGAACCATTTGTTCGAATCTTACCAAGGCATAAGAAATATGAGGGTGCTGGAAACAAGGCTACAACCTTCACAAATAGAATTTGGTTAGAGTATGCTGATGTCATGAGCACCGGCCAGGAAGTCACTTTGATGGATTGGGGAAACGCCATCCTTAAAGAAATCAAGACCGAGAATGGAATAATTACTCAACTGGTCGGTGAACTCCAACTCGAGGGGTCAGTGAAGTCGACCAAGTTGAAGCTGACGTGGTTGCCCGATATTGAAAACCTTGTATCGCTATCTTTGGTTGAATTTGACTACCTAATTACAAAGAAAAAGGTACGATACAAAAGACCACATTCCTTAGACAAGTTATATCTATCTCTTACCTGCATCATAGCTGATTATTTTGTTCGTTGGAGAACAAGTCCCAGTACCAAACTTATCTTTCCTCGGCAGTTACTTTTTGGGGGAAGTTGGCAATCTACTCAAATGCTATTATGTATTTGTTGTGAAACACGAGATAGTTTGTTCTTCTTTTACCTTATTTACACATGGAATGGAGTTTCTTTGGATGAATAATGTTGTTCTTTAATCCATATATGTTGTCTTATTCCATGGTTAAGTAGCTTCTGCTTGCATCTTAAATCCTTCTGTCTGGCATCTTGGAAGCTGGAAGAAAATGAGGAAATCAGCACCGCCAATCTCAATCCTTGCACGCGACGAGAAATTTCAGCTCTTGGGGACCCGAACATGCAGAATTTAAAACAAGGAGAGATCATACAGCTTGAAAGAAAAGGGTACTACCGCTGCGACGTTCCATTTATTCGGCCGGCTAAACCTATTGTCCTTTTCTCGATACCAGATGGCCGTCAACAGTCGGTGGCAAACAAGTAGCTTTCCATGGTTCTCTGGGGCGCATGAATTGCAAGTTGAATAGTTCAGTTATGGTATGTTGTGTTTATGGACAATGTTTGTGTGAAATTTGTGATCAACAGCTTTTATAGTCAAACCTAAAAGTCACAAtgtaagggtgcgtttggcagagctcctggaGCTGAATCTAGCAGGAGCTCTGCTAAATaatttttcagagagaagtgattctctgctaatcctgtgaagtgattctctgaaataaaCTAAGAGGCTacgagctgaaaaaagtagcttctcctgattctgtgaagtgattctccatcctgattttaagagtttatctTAGGGTCTGTTTACAAACTGTTTAGCTTCATTTTTCACATTTGTCTGCCTTGCTGATAGGATCTGTGAATTGGAATGGATGTTTGAGATGGAAATTTTGCTAGATCTTTTACATATCCATGGCAAATGCTCCTAATCTGGCCTCATGTGAAAATGGAGCTCTAAAAGAATTGCATTTGAAAACTGTATGGTAAGAAACAGTAACAGAGGAGTACAAATTTCAGAGGTGCAAATTGCCAATGCTATCATATTTTCACATGGATAGTGTGATGTCATGTACATTTTACAAAATCAGAATAATCCAGATCAAGCAAACTCGTATTCTATTAGTTCATTCATAAAAGCTGCCATACATCGAATTTAATATCATAAACATGAGAAGCACATgaaaaacaccaaaaataacaAAGAACGAGGTCCTGAGCCAGCATAGCTCAGCTCTCGTAACTGCTACATTTATATGGAACCAAAACAATGAGAAAGGGCCATTGAAGCGTAAATATCACTTCTTCAGACTGCCCTCAAGTCTTTCTATAGCAGCGCCCACACGGCTCTGATTTCCTTTTCCCTCTGCCAAATCAGACGATGGTTTCGAGTTTGCAATCTCAAGATTGGCCTTTTCTGCCAGCTTCAACTGTATCCAGCCTGCAGACGAATGCGCAAGGCAGATGAATGAGCAAAATTGTTGGCTAATTAGTAACAGATTTTGCTGCATAGAAGCAATGTACACCATATTAGTCAGAGATTCAAGCGGCCCTACAAGGACTAAGTTTGTGCAACTGGCTCTCGTACTGCATGCACTTCCAACATTATACATCGCTTCCAATTCATGAACATTCTAGCATCTTCTATAATGCAGAAACGGGTTGATTGGTGCAAGATAAAAAGGGTATCGGTCTGTTGGAAGATGGACACAAATGTTTACATATTGGGAAAGTAGTGCCTAATTTCCACACTAGTAGGCTAAGGCGCTAAGCTGCAGAACTGAAATCAGAACATCAGATACTAAGGTTGCCTATCACATAATTACCTTTTAGCTAGCAGATCAGAATGGTCTTTAAGCACATTAAGGGTTTTCGTAAATGTGGACCAAGGCAGTTGCCAAGGATGCTAATGCAATCATTACGAATCAAATACAAGGATGCTTGCAGGGTTTAATGCATTCTATACTGTCATGGACTATTAGAGTTTAGGACATCTATGAATATTCCATTATCAGACCAGTAATTAAGGAagtaagcaaaaaaaaaaaaggtacagaGTGCAGAGACTTGAGTTCATCATGAGATAAAACTACCAAGGGGAAAGCAGATTCCAGCACCAAGAGCAGATCCAACCAATACATTCCTTGCACGCCACATCACTGAACCTGGCACTGAAGATGCACAAATATCAGTATCACTGATCTCAGTATACAAAGCACTATCCTAAGTTGCCACTGATTATTTGCATGGTAGAGTGAGGTAAATACAAACAACACAATTAGATGATTCAATTTCCAAATAAAATGTGTGCAATAGCAATAAATTTCAAAATATATTTGCAGTCTCTGGTTACAGTTGCAAAATTATCATAAAAGGCATCATCAAAGATATAAAGGATCACTAGCATAACACAGCAACCGATTTTATTGAACTTCTTACTCGGCCCAACTAATACTGACATATAAAAATTGAACTGTCACCATAGACATGAAATAAATTAGAACTATATTGAAACGTGCACTCGAAGCTAGGCATTAGATAGCCATATATGGTCTCCAGAGGAAGGAGCATTATATATGAAGACAAATGAAATAGACTGAGGATTTGACATGAGGCCTACATCAGGAACCTGTTAATAATAAATAAACAACACTATGAGACAGGATTAAATACCAATAAGTTCTATGCC
This window encodes:
- the LOC101763548 gene encoding glutamate--tRNA ligase, cytoplasmic, with the translated sequence MDGGNRMPKLDILPNAADCSSSDNVTNPHLVCQGSRYGSGSSCFGFDHSTKAPNRQRQAKVLDGEGSNLCGENVPDSGNLLVSTVDWRQLAFVDVCPETGDLAKEVKHSLDRDDVLDARRREDDNIIGIQDFIHGINTILRYIARVTTVPSFYGQDAIQAADVDQWLEYAPVILSGSEFEAACSFLDGFLASRTFLVGYCLSIADMVVWSNIAGSGQRWESLRRSKKYQNLTRWFNSIAVDYAGKLDEVAAAYVGKRGIGKSPAPCLKEKVQDLKLNTSIPEIDLPGAKVGEVCVRFAPEPSGYLHIGHAKAGLLNKYFAERYNGRLIVRFDDTNPSKENNEFVENIMEDIDTMGIKYDRVTYTSDYFPKLMEMVESLIKQGKAYVDDTPREQMRAERMAGVESKCRNNTVEENLSLWREMVNGTEIGMQCYVRGKLDMLDPNKSLRDPVYYRCNTVPHHRVGSKYKVYPTYDFACPFVDALEGVTHALRSSEYHDRNAQYYRILQDMGLRRVEIFEFSRLNMVYTLLSKRKLLGFVQNKKVDGWTDPRFPTIQGIVRRGLKIEALTQFILEQGASKNLNLMEWDKLWTINKKIIDPVCARHTAVLKDQRVLLTLTNGPEEPFVRILPRHKKYEGAGNKATTFTNRIWLEYADVMSTGQEVTLMDWGNAILKEIKTENGIITQLVGELQLEGSVKSTKLKLTWLPDIENLVSLSLVEFDYLITKKKLEENEEISTANLNPCTRREISALGDPNMQNLKQGEIIQLERKGYYRCDVPFIRPAKPIVLFSIPDGRQQSVANK